One window of Nisaea sp. genomic DNA carries:
- the cobA gene encoding uroporphyrinogen-III C-methyltransferase, with product MTNVTDFAADFAPGSVWLVGAGPGHAGLLTLQAHAAMQAADVIVYDALVSDDILALAPVDTPREYAGKRGGKPSPKQADITLRLIQLAKQGLRVLRLKGGDPFVFGRGGEEALSLVQAGIPFRICPGITAGIGGLAFAGIPLTHRDTNHAITMITGHDATGNVTGVDWDAVAKGSPALILYMAIKHLGAIADKLMAAGRSADEPVALVTNASMPDMLVLETTLGRAAEDIRLHDVKPPAIVAIGEIVRLRAGLDWLGAAGGKTLEADPLHLGKGDTKQTG from the coding sequence ATGACAAACGTGACAGATTTCGCAGCTGATTTTGCACCCGGCAGTGTCTGGCTGGTCGGTGCCGGGCCGGGCCATGCCGGGCTTCTGACCCTGCAGGCCCATGCCGCCATGCAGGCCGCCGACGTGATCGTCTATGACGCGCTGGTCAGCGACGATATTCTGGCCCTCGCGCCCGTCGATACACCGCGTGAATATGCCGGCAAGCGCGGTGGCAAGCCGTCGCCAAAACAGGCCGACATCACGCTCCGGCTGATCCAGCTCGCCAAGCAGGGCCTGCGCGTGCTGCGCCTCAAGGGCGGCGATCCCTTCGTCTTCGGGCGCGGCGGCGAGGAGGCCCTGTCTCTCGTCCAGGCAGGTATTCCATTCCGGATCTGCCCCGGCATCACGGCCGGGATCGGCGGCCTTGCTTTCGCCGGTATCCCGCTGACCCACCGGGACACCAATCACGCGATCACCATGATCACCGGGCACGATGCCACCGGCAATGTTACCGGGGTCGACTGGGACGCGGTCGCCAAGGGAAGTCCGGCGCTGATCCTCTATATGGCGATCAAGCATCTGGGCGCGATCGCGGACAAGCTGATGGCCGCAGGGCGCAGTGCGGACGAGCCGGTCGCACTTGTCACCAACGCCTCCATGCCGGACATGCTGGTGCTGGAAACCACCCTTGGCCGGGCCGCGGAAGATATCCGACTGCATGATGTGAAGCCGCCCGCGATTGTCGCCATCGGCGAGATCGTGCGTCTGCGCGCTGGCCTCGACTGGCTCGGAGCCGCCGGCGGCAAGACCCTGGAGGCGGACCCGCTCCACCTCGGCAAGGGCGACACGAAGCAGACCGGATAA